In Deinococcus yavapaiensis KR-236, one genomic interval encodes:
- the dprA gene encoding DNA-processing protein DprA: MPNDSSNDELLALLTLRFTSWLGASRIEALRRHFGSASAALSASPSEWREVKGLDVRALASLGAKEARTAASEEIGKAAKQGVTLLGRGLPTYPDALEALPDPPPIVWVKGDLPTLDVVPKAIGVVGTRTASTFGKGFTRKLALDLAEAGVMVVSGLARGIDTAAHTAAIELGAPTIGVLGSGVDVVYPGENAGLARKMTVVSEHPLGTRPAPHHFPIRNRIIAALGAGSVVVEGSVTSGAMLTASSALECGRTVFAVPGRPNEPLSAGPHKLLREGAVLVERSSDIFEELGWTGGRTRTPPTLPPHLAQVYAALNGPTLLDDLAVELERSVPDVQSALMLLTLEGHVVETPGGRFERA; the protein is encoded by the coding sequence ATGCCGAACGACTCCTCGAACGACGAATTGCTGGCTCTGTTGACCCTTCGCTTCACTTCGTGGCTCGGCGCTTCTCGCATCGAGGCGTTGCGGCGGCACTTCGGAAGCGCGTCGGCCGCGTTGAGCGCGTCGCCGAGCGAGTGGCGCGAAGTGAAGGGCCTCGACGTGCGCGCGCTGGCTTCCCTGGGAGCGAAAGAAGCGCGAACGGCAGCGAGCGAAGAGATCGGCAAGGCGGCGAAGCAAGGCGTGACGCTGCTCGGGCGCGGGTTGCCAACTTACCCGGACGCGCTCGAGGCGCTTCCCGACCCGCCGCCCATCGTGTGGGTGAAAGGCGACTTGCCGACGCTGGACGTCGTACCGAAAGCGATCGGGGTGGTGGGAACGCGCACGGCGTCGACGTTCGGCAAGGGCTTCACGCGCAAGCTTGCCCTCGATCTCGCGGAAGCCGGAGTCATGGTGGTGTCGGGCCTCGCGCGGGGAATCGACACGGCAGCGCACACCGCCGCCATCGAACTCGGCGCACCCACGATCGGCGTTCTCGGCAGCGGGGTGGACGTCGTGTATCCCGGTGAGAACGCGGGACTGGCGCGCAAGATGACGGTCGTGAGCGAGCATCCGCTGGGCACGCGGCCCGCTCCGCACCACTTCCCGATTCGCAACCGCATCATCGCGGCGCTCGGGGCAGGCTCGGTCGTCGTGGAGGGAAGCGTCACGAGCGGAGCGATGCTCACGGCGTCGTCCGCCTTGGAGTGCGGACGCACGGTGTTCGCGGTGCCGGGCCGCCCGAACGAGCCGCTCTCGGCGGGACCGCACAAGCTGCTGCGAGAAGGCGCGGTACTCGTGGAACGCTCGTCGGACATTTTCGAGGAACTCGGCTGGACGGGTGGACGTACGCGAACGCCGCCCACGTTGCCGCCGCACCTCGCGCAAGTGTACGCGGCCTTGAACGGCCCGACGCTGCTCGACGACCTCGCCGTTGAACTTGAACGCAGCGTGCCCGACGTGCAGTCCGCGCTGATGCTGCTGACGCTCGAAGGGCACGTGGTGGAAACCCCGGGCGGCCGTTTCGAGCGGGCGTGA
- the lepA gene encoding translation elongation factor 4, producing the protein MNVRNFSIIAHVDHGKSTLADRILERLGAMGERDKRDQTLDTLELERERGITIKSTPIRLQYKRPNGEEYTLNLIDTPGHVDFNYEVSRSLAACEGVLLLVDASQGVEAQTIVNAYLAIDNNLEIVPVVNKIDLPAADPEGAAKELEDVIGIPADGAIFASGKTGIGVDEILEAIVERIPAPLGNPDGPLKALIFDSFYDAYQGVILFVRVLEGTLHAKDQITLFSNGRTFDVDKVGTFSPGLVVGSELTVGSVGWIAAGIKDIHDAQVGDTVTSKDNATTEPFPGFKPAQPVVFSGLYPTNTEDYRRLREALERLKLNDAAFVFEPETSEALGFGFRCGFLGLLHAEIIQERLEREYDLDLIATAPAVVYRLTLTNGEVFETQNPAEFPTKDRIDVMEEPYIKLSVMLPEEYVGPVMQLLQDRRGVMKTMNYLGKRVELLYEVPFAEILYDFHDRLKSISRGYASMDYEQIGYREGDLVKVDIYVNQEMVDALAVIVHESKAYSLGRKIVDKMAEVIPRQMFAVPVQAAIGGKIIARATVKAYRKDVLAKCYGGDISRKKKLLEKQKKGKARMKNIGTVEVPQEAFLAVLSTEE; encoded by the coding sequence GTGAACGTTCGGAACTTCAGCATCATCGCGCACGTCGACCACGGCAAGAGCACGCTGGCCGACCGCATCTTGGAGCGACTCGGCGCGATGGGCGAGCGCGACAAGCGCGACCAGACGCTCGACACGCTGGAACTCGAGCGCGAGCGCGGCATCACCATCAAGAGCACCCCGATTCGGCTGCAGTACAAGCGTCCGAACGGCGAGGAGTACACCCTCAACCTCATCGACACGCCCGGGCACGTGGACTTCAACTACGAGGTGAGCCGCAGTCTCGCCGCGTGCGAAGGCGTCCTGCTGCTCGTCGACGCCTCGCAAGGCGTCGAGGCTCAGACGATCGTCAACGCCTACCTCGCGATCGACAACAACTTGGAGATCGTTCCCGTCGTCAACAAGATCGATCTGCCCGCCGCCGACCCCGAGGGAGCGGCGAAGGAGCTCGAAGACGTCATCGGTATTCCAGCGGACGGCGCGATCTTCGCGTCGGGTAAGACGGGCATCGGCGTGGACGAGATCCTGGAGGCGATCGTCGAGCGTATTCCCGCGCCTCTAGGGAATCCGGACGGGCCCCTCAAAGCGCTGATCTTCGACTCGTTTTACGACGCGTACCAAGGCGTGATTCTGTTCGTGCGGGTCCTGGAAGGAACGCTGCACGCGAAAGATCAAATCACGCTGTTCTCGAACGGGCGAACCTTCGACGTCGACAAGGTCGGCACGTTCTCGCCGGGCCTCGTCGTCGGGTCCGAACTCACGGTCGGATCGGTCGGGTGGATCGCGGCGGGGATCAAGGACATTCACGACGCGCAAGTCGGCGACACCGTCACGAGCAAGGACAACGCGACGACCGAGCCCTTCCCGGGCTTCAAGCCCGCGCAACCCGTGGTGTTCTCGGGTCTGTATCCCACGAACACCGAGGATTACCGTCGCTTGCGCGAAGCCCTGGAGAGGCTCAAGCTCAACGACGCGGCCTTCGTGTTCGAACCGGAAACGTCCGAAGCCCTCGGCTTCGGGTTCCGCTGCGGCTTTCTTGGCTTGCTGCACGCCGAGATCATCCAAGAACGCCTCGAGCGCGAGTACGACCTCGACCTCATCGCGACCGCGCCCGCCGTCGTGTACCGCCTCACCCTCACGAACGGCGAGGTGTTCGAAACGCAGAATCCCGCCGAGTTTCCCACCAAGGACCGCATCGACGTCATGGAGGAGCCGTACATCAAGCTCTCCGTGATGCTTCCCGAGGAGTACGTCGGCCCCGTCATGCAGCTTCTGCAAGATCGTCGCGGCGTCATGAAGACGATGAACTACCTCGGCAAGCGCGTCGAGCTTCTGTACGAAGTGCCGTTCGCCGAGATTCTGTACGACTTCCACGACCGTCTCAAGAGCATTTCGCGCGGCTACGCCTCTATGGACTACGAGCAGATCGGTTACCGCGAAGGCGACCTCGTCAAAGTCGACATCTACGTCAATCAAGAAATGGTCGACGCCCTCGCCGTGATCGTGCACGAAAGCAAGGCGTACTCCTTGGGCCGCAAGATCGTCGACAAGATGGCGGAAGTCATTCCCAGGCAGATGTTCGCCGTGCCGGTGCAAGCGGCGATTGGCGGCAAGATCATCGCGCGCGCGACCGTCAAGGCTTACCGCAAGGACGTTCTGGCGAAGTGCTACGGCGGTGACATCAGCCGCAAGAAGAAACTCCTCGAAAAGCAGAAGAAGGGCAAGGCCCGCATGAAGAACATCGGCACCGTGGAAGTGCCGCAAGAAGCGTTCCTGGCAGTGCTCAGCACGGAAGAGTGA
- a CDS encoding superoxide dismutase — MNRRIGLGLVGSVVLVACGPVVSGATQTKTFSAQAGVTTAGKGTATIMQLSSGDTATVLRLQGLSANTNYVAHYHLQGNASQTPCASGGAPIAATTMTGRTDANGNVEIRNLVASGALQNATYINVHTANDAFAPVDGGVICTNLR, encoded by the coding sequence ATGAACAGAAGAATCGGCCTCGGCCTCGTCGGATCCGTCGTTCTCGTCGCGTGCGGTCCGGTCGTGTCGGGCGCGACCCAGACGAAGACCTTCTCGGCGCAGGCGGGTGTGACGACGGCCGGAAAGGGCACGGCGACGATCATGCAGTTGTCGAGCGGCGACACGGCGACCGTGCTGCGCCTGCAAGGGTTGAGCGCCAATACGAACTACGTGGCGCACTACCACCTTCAGGGCAACGCGTCTCAAACGCCGTGCGCGTCGGGCGGCGCTCCAATCGCGGCCACGACCATGACGGGCCGCACGGACGCGAACGGCAACGTGGAGATACGCAACCTCGTGGCGAGCGGCGCGCTGCAAAACGCGACGTACATCAACGTGCATACCGCGAACGACGCGTTTGCTCCCGTGGACGGCGGCGTGATCTGCACGAACCTTCGCTGA